A stretch of DNA from Spiroplasma endosymbiont of Nebria brevicollis:
AGTAGCAGTTTCATAATTGGTAGTAACATAATTAATGATATCTTGTAAATCTTGAGATTCTTTTAAACCAAAAGTAGTTGGTGAAGCATCACTTGCGCCATGATTACGAGCGTCATATCAAACGACATTGTAACCAGCATGTAAAAAAATAAAGGTTTGTTTAAAAATTCAAAACCTAGTATTAGTAATTCCATGCAATAGAATCATAGTTTTATTTTTATTATCATTATTTAAAGGACTTTTAATAAAATCTCCACGCAGTGTTAAGTTGTCAGTTGAGGTTTTAATAGTAAAAGGAATGACATTTTGATGCTTTTCTAAATATTGTCAATATTCTAGGTACATAGGCCATTTCACTAATTCAAGTTTAACTTTAGGTTGAAATTGTGAGTTATATTCTAAACAAGCTTTGAACATGTAGATAGAATTAATGTCAACTTTATTTTTTAACTTTCAATGATTGATAGTACTTTGTTTCATCATTTACTTCCTCATATCTGATTATAAATAAAATCATTATTTTTTAATATCATCGGTTGGTGGTTTAGTACGAATACGTTTTTTAAATTTTGTATGAGGTACAAATCTAACATATTTGTAGTTGTTAACAGTATGTTGAACATTTGTTGCTTTACGTATTCTAACGAATGATTTAACACGATTTATTTTAAAAGTTCCAAAGCCTTTTATTGTAATACTTTTTTGAAATTGATTAGTGTTCATAATTTCTTCAATTAGTGTTGTAAAAACTAATTCTACATCTTCAATATTAAAATTTGTCTTGTCAGATACTTTATCAATTAGTTCTTTGGCATTCATTGGTTAATCCCACCTATTCTATTTAATATAATTTTATCTTATTTTAATTATTAATTGTGAACTATTCATTTTTAGTTTAGTAATTTTTTCCTAAGACCCACTTTTAATCAACTATTTTATTGTTATACATATTATTACCAAATGTAATCCCAAGTGCGAAAATAAATACCTAATAATCTTTTATAATTATTCTGTGGTTAAAACCACAAGTAGTGTAAGAATTGATTAAAATTTGTTCAATAGAATGAGTTATAATACCTTGTTTTTTATTTTTAAAATTTTATTAATATTACCCAAATGAGTTAAAAAAATAAAGGAAAAACAAACTATGAAACAATCATTAATTATTTTAACTAGTTTAGCGACAGTCGCATTTTCTAGTAGCACTACTGTTAATTTTATTAACAATACTACTACTAATGAACTAAGTAGTAAACCAGAACCTGCCCAAACCCCACCTTCATTATTTAATAATACCTTTGGGTATTTAAGTCAAGATAAGTGAATTACTAATCAATCAACGACAGATCATAAATATTATAGTTATGATACTAGTCATGTTGTTAGTAATTTAAGTGATGGTACACCAACAAGAAACGCATTTATTGTTGATAATACTGGTAGTTTAACTATTAATTCTAAACTTAACCTTTCTAATGTTGATAAAAATATGCTAAATAACATTCAAGCACAGATGATTAGTCATAAACAAGTAACAAGTATTAAAGATGA
This window harbors:
- a CDS encoding HU family DNA-binding protein — translated: MNAKELIDKVSDKTNFNIEDVELVFTTLIEEIMNTNQFQKSITIKGFGTFKINRVKSFVRIRKATNVQHTVNNYKYVRFVPHTKFKKRIRTKPPTDDIKK